Part of the Lepidochelys kempii isolate rLepKem1 chromosome 8, rLepKem1.hap2, whole genome shotgun sequence genome is shown below.
acaaaccgttcctagtaaccacagatgcatccgagcgtggtgtgggagcagttttaatgcagaaaggacctgatcaagaattccaccctgtagtgtttctcagcaaaaaactgtctgagagggaaagcaactggtcagtcactgaaaaagaatgttatgccattgtctacgctctggaaaagctacgcccatatgtttggggacggcgtttccacctgcaaaccgaccatgctgcactaaagtggcttcacaccgtcaaagaaactaacagaaaacttcttcggtggagtttagctctccaagattttgatttcgacatccaacacatctcaggagcttctaacaaagtggctgatgcactctcccgtgaaagtttcccagaatcaactggttaaaatcgtccttgagatgtggaaaatattgttagtctttatgtacttggtagtatatttagagatgcatgtgtcttattaactctgttttcctagagctccaggaagaaatcccagccagtgtttcaccctagctgagatttggggggcgtgtcataaatataaagggaagggtaaacccctttgaaatccctcctggccaggggaaagctcctctcacctgtaaagggttaagaagctaaaggtaacctcgctggcacctgaccaaaatgaccaatgaggagacaagatactttcaaaagctgggaggagggagagaaacaaagggtttgtgtgtctgtctgtagtcgtcttggccagggacagaacaggaatggagccttagaacttttagtaagtaatctagctaggtatgtgttagattatgatttctttaaatggctgagaaaagaattgtgctgaatagaataactatttctgtctgtgtatcttttttgtaacttaaggttttgcctagaggggttctctatgtttttgaatctaattaccctgtaagatatctaccatcctgattttacaggggggatttctttatttctatttatttctattttttattaaaagtcttcttgtaaaacactgaatgctttttcattgttctcagatccaagggtttgggtctgtggtcacctatgcaaattggtgaggctttttatccaacatttcccaggaaagggggagtgcaagtgttgggaggattgttcattgttcttaagatccaagggtctgggtctgtagtcacctaggcgaattggtgaggctttttaccaaaccttgtccaggaagtagggtgcaaggttttgggaagtattttggggggaaggacgcgtccaaacagctcttccccagtaaccagtattagtttggtggtggtagcggccattccaaggataacgggggtaatattttgtaccttggggaagttttgacctaagctggtaaagataagcttaggcggtttttcatgcaggtccccacatctgtaccctagagttcagagtgggggaggaaccttgacaagggcaGTCTGTGATGGGCCTGGGGGAGACACAGGGAGCAACTGAGACAGAACAGAGGAGGTGACGGTATGACAAGAGCATGAGGTTTTTTATTTATGAGCATCTGCTGCCTGTGGAGATGCTCTTTCACTCACATTCTATATGATGTAGGTTCAGAAGCCTCTCTTAGACCAGCCTGTACCCCTATGTTCACCCCTTTAAGAAGActgtgataaattttgtacaaagtatgcagTGTAagggatcatttgaaaactcataatgtgctgaacattattgtcctgttAAGTCTGTGAGACACCAtggtatgtaaagttataagattctactgtataagaCATGTCCCCAATCTGGGGAAACAGTCATAAACCAGAGACAAAAGACAAACTAACACCTCAGCCAGGTCTCTACATAATCAAACGGACCATCACGTGGTTAaggggccattctttggcagcaaAAAAGCTGTGAGCGAGAAATTTACTTGTTGGCAAAGGAACAGCTGGAGGTTCCCATCCCCACAAACTTTCTGTCGcatgaaccccagctggagatgatgcTCAAAGAAGAGGGAAAAATATAAGAATGGGGAACAAACTCCCCAAGttactcctccctttctctctgcccatGACATCAACAACACCTGAAAGACAAGGAAAGTAACAGTGGACTGAGGGAGGGGTCCTGGCGGAAATgacagccagtaagactgctgaagcatttggtgagagagaccttttgctttgaattcacttagctggATAAGTCAGGCATTAgtggtgttttgcttttattttcttgtagcCAATCCTGACTTTGATGCCTCCtgacttgtaatcacttaaaatctatctttctgtagttaagcatcttgttttatctaaaccagtgtgtttggattgaagtgtttggaaaACTCCATTTGCGACAATAGGatttgtgcatttcattttctattaataaaatgacagactttataggAGCTTATATggtccaggagggtgctgggcagtacaagatgcacactTCTGGGGGATGTCTGGGACTGGAAATTTGCTGCTCTTcccctgcagtgtaattcaagagtggcttgCCAAAGGACTCATACCGTACAGCtcggagtaatttacatgctggaagcTGTGTGTGAGTAGGAACAGGAGTGGTTGCTTTCATAGCAAAGCAgagtaaaaggcaccccaggttggaggattgaggggacacagctgttcatcagtccagattgtaccctgggtaatgtcagaTTAGCATCTGATGCCTACGGAGATGCCCCTTCGCTCACACACCATGTGATGTGGGTTCAGAAACGTCTCTTACACCAGGGAGATGGGCCCGGCTCCTCCTGGCAGCGAGAGGGGAATTGGGAAGTCAGTTAATCAGAACGTCAGTAGAGACTAGGGACAGGATTAGGTACTGtgagctctggggggcagggactgtcccttccTCTCTATTCAGAGAATGCCCAGCCCCATGGGCGAGTGGGGGCATCGGGGcactactgaaatgcagacaATTACTGTAATAGCAATTCTAATGTTCCTGGTAGGGTTTCTGCAGTGAGTACAAGAAGCCTCCAGAAATCTGCACCTTAGAGTACAACCCGGTCTGTGGCACTGATGGCAAGACATATGGAAACAAATGTGTCTTTTGTGGAGCAGTCTAGTAAGTATCAGAATAAAGGGCCCACTAACAAAAACTAAAATACAATTGTGAGGTAATTCAAGGCCCTGCCTGCGCCCATATCTTTACCTCGTAGAGGCTGGGTCGACTTCCTCAGTGTAATTTTTCCTGTCAGCAAATAAGCTCTGGTGAATTTGACCTCCTGGGGCCTTGACAGATGCTTTGCTCTCTTTGGCCATCAGGTTGCAGCACTGAGTTctgtgtctctctccttccctctagTGAAAACCTTGGAAGTCTTTGCTTTCAGCATTATGGAGAATGCAAGTCACACAATGAGGACAAGGCAAGAGAAGACCTTTAGCATTTGGTTCCCATGAGCAGATCCCTGCACGGAGTCACGTTCTCG
Proteins encoded:
- the LOC140916427 gene encoding ovomucoid-like, with translation MKITGAVLLFALALCCFYSDAAGQAGKGFCSEYKKPPEICTLEYNPVCGTDGKTYGNKCVFCGAVYENLGSLCFQHYGECKSHNEDKMLSARVIG